The nucleotide sequence AGCCGAGATGGAAGCGGTGAAAAAGCAAGTAGGATTTCAAGGTGACTTGCCTGCCTTTTTCACCTACCTGAATTCCGAGCCGAAGTTCACGCCCTACAAAACCCCGGAAGATGTACTCAACGCCTTCCGGGCCATCCAGGCCCACATTACGCCCAATTTGCCGAAGCTATTTGGCCGCACCCCGAAGTCACCCTTCGAGATTCGGCAGACGGAAGCCTTCCGCGCGGCCACTGCCTCGGCCGAATACAACCGGGGCACCCCCGACGGCTCCCGACCCGGTATTTTCTACGTGCCTATTATGGATGCCACCAAGTTCAATACCACCTCGGGCATGGAGTCGTTGTTTGCCCACGAGGCCATTCCGGGGCACCACTACCAACTCTCGTTGCAGCAGGAAAACACCAGCCTACCGAAGTTCCGCCGCTTTGCTTCCTACCCCGCCTTCAGCGAAGGATGGGCTCTGTACTGCGAAAGCCTCGGGCCAGAGCTAGGTTTATACGCCGACCCCTACCAGAAAATTGGGGCGCTAGGCGACGAAATACACCGCGCTATTCGCTTAGTGGTGGATGTAGGTATGCACGCCAAAAACATGACGCGCGAGGAAGCCATCAAGTACATGATGGACAACGAACCGATCAGCGAGCAGGGCGCTACCGCCGAAATTGAGCGCTACATGGCCATTCCGGGTCAGGCCCTGGCCTACAAAACCGGTGCCCTCAAGCTACGCGAGCTGCGTGACCGGTACGCCAAGCAGCTCGGCCCGAAATTCAACTTGCGCGCCTTCCACGACGAAGTACTGGCCGGCGGCAGTATGCCCCTAGCCGTGCTAGAGCGCAAGATGGACGCCTGGGCCGCCCGGCAGAAATAGCCACTACGTTCGTCGTTGCATAGTCGGGTTGCGGCCTGAAAGCTGTTGCAGAGGTGATGCACGCAGCGCCAAGCCGCAACCCGATTTAGTAGCTTACACGTGTAATCACCAGCCTATGTCAGCCGTTTTCTTGGCGCAGTACGCACTCGTGCAAAGTGCCCGCGCCGCCTTGCTCGACTACTGCGCCACGCTGGCTCCTGCCGATTTCACAGCGCCCGTACCGGCATTCAACAACAGTAGCCCGCGCGACCTGCTGGTGCACGTAGCCAACGTGTATCAGCAGTGGCTGGGGGTGGTGGCTCAAGGCTTCCCTCCCTCCTACTCCGACCCAGTTCTTGTTCCTGATGTGGAGGCCGTTCGTCGGCTTTTCCAGGAAATTGATGCGTTGGTAGCTGCTTACTGCATTCAACGTGAAGACAGTTGGCAAACCACCGCCTCGTTCGCTGTACCCGGCCGGCCAGAACCCTTGGCCCTCACCCCGTTGATGCTGTTCACGCATGTGCTCACCCATGAGTTTCACCACAAAGGGCAGGTGCTGAGCATGAGCCGGCAGCTAGGGTACACGCCCCTGGACACTGATGTTATTCGGTCTTAACTAAGAGCGAGGATAGCGCCGCAAGCTAGCCGTTAGCCGCACTTTCTGCGTAGGCGAGCAACAAATAGTTGTTCTTGTAAAGCTTCCGTCCTGTGCCCGATTCTTCTTTACACCCCGATTCGCATCTGTTTCAAGTGCAGCACCCGGCTTGGGCCACGCACGCCAGCATCTACGAAGTGAATGTGCGCCAATACACGCCTGAAGGCACATTTAAGGCCTTCGAGGCGCACTTGCCGCGCCTGGCCGATATGGGGGTGGGCATTGTCTGGCTGATGCCGATTCATCCCATTGGGGCGGTGCACCGCAAAGGCACACTCGGCAGTCAGTATGCTGTGCAGGACTACTACGGCGTGAATCCCGAGTTCGGCACGCTCGATGACTTGCGCCACCTCGTACAGGCAGCCCACGCCTTAGGTATGTATGTGCTCCTTGATTGGGTGGCCAACCACACCGCCTGGGACAACCCGCTGGCAACCGAGCACCCGGAATGGTACACCCACGATGCGGCCGGCAACTTTGTGCCGCCCATTCCCGACTGGCACGATGTCATCGACCTGGACTACAGCCAGCCCGCGCTCCGCCGCTACATGACCGATGCCCTGCTCTACTGGGTGCGCGAAGCCGATATTGACGGATACCGCTGCGACGTGGCCGGCCTCGTACCCACCGATTTCTGGGACGACGCCCGCCAAGAACTCGACCATGTAAAGCCGGTATTTATGCTGGCCGAATGGGATGAGTTGTACCCCTCCGGCGGCCTTAGCTGGGAAGAATTCGACGGCAACACCCGCCTGCTGGAGCGCGCCTTCGACATGACGTTTGGTTTGCGCCTGCACTACCTGCTCGACCACGTGGCCGAAGGCAAGCACCCCCTCTCCGACGTGGATGTGTACCTAGCGGCCGAGCGCGCCAAATATCCGCCTAGCGTGTACCTAATGCATTTCACCAGCAACCACGACGTGAACAGCTGGGACGGTACCGAGTACGAGCGGCTAGGTGACAACGCCCTCCCTTTCGCCGTATTGTCGGCGCTGTTGCCAGGCATGCCGCTCGTGTACAGCGGGCAGGAAGCGGCCCTGCATAAGCGACTGGACTTCTTCGACCGGGACCCAATAGACTGGCAGAACTATCCCCTGCAAGACTTCTATACCACGCTGCTGCAACTCAACAAGCGCCACCCCGCGCTGCACAACGGGATGCTGGAAAGCCGGTTTGAGCGTGTAGCTACTCCCGATGAAGCGTATGCGTTTATCCGTCGCCACGAGGAAGCAGCCGTGTTGGTAGCCATTAACATAGCGCCCGCACCGCTGCAACTTTCACTGCCAACCCAGGCAGCCGGCTTGTACTTTGATGTCTTTAGTGGCGAACAGCTGCACCTGCAAGCCAACTCAGAACTACCCGTTGCGGCGCATGGCTGGCGGGTGCTAGAACGAGTGTAGCTGCATTATTCCGGCGGCATCCGCTGCGCGTGGCACCGCCTTTAAAAGTACACCCTATTACCGTACCTCAACGTGGGTGAAGATGCACACCAAGCCGCAGTCCATAATGAGATTCGAGAACACAATATCTTCTCATTTTGAAACAATATTCAAAATATACCATTTGCTTACAAGCACTGAAAAACCGCCCTAGTGCTCCGTTAATGCGGTTTTGAAAACTGTATTACCGAATTGTTGCGAAGTGGTACGAAGAGTGCACGGTTGTTCTGAGAACATCAAACTCCTTCCAACCATGCAGCTCAATCATCTGGAATTTCTTACTCTACCTACCGAGGAGCAAGGCGGTTATGTATTCAGCCAAGGCACGTACCTGGCCAGCCGACAAGAAGGCACCTACAGCATAAACTTGTATTACCTACACACCTTCTACTGCGAGTTGTGGATGGACCAGCATAGCCCAGAATTAGACTTCTTCCGCACGTTCACCAACCAGCGTTGCCTGTATCCTTACCTCCAACAGTTGTCTTTGCCACTAGAGCACAGCTTGGTAAGTCAGCAACCCAGCAAACCCTAGGTAGTAGCGCTTTTTATAGTACCCTTATTGTTACGCCCTTGTATTTGGTGCCAGCCCTGGGACAAGTAGCTACGTGCAGGCTACTTGTTCCAGGGCTGGCTATTTTCACAAATCTGCAACTCAGGGCCCGATTAGCAGTTTGATAGCATGATCTAGCCGCTCTTGGTGAGTGGCTCTTTACATCTGTCGATTATGCAACATCGTGAACTTGGCCGCTCCGGCCTGCACATTGCGCCGCTCGTGTTGGGCGGCAACGTCTTCGGCTGGACAGCCGACCAAGCAACTTCCTTCCACATTCTTGATGCCTTCGTGGCGGGTGGCGGCAACGCCATTGATACAGCCGATGGCTACTCAGTGTGGGTGCCGGGTCATCAGGGCGGCGAATCGGAAACCATTATTGGGAACTGGCTCAAGCAACGCAACCGCCGCGACGACGTTGTCATTGCCACCAAAGTAGGCTGGGAAGTGAATCCCGAGAATAAGGGGCTCGCCAAGAAGTACATCCTGCGGGCCGTGGAAGGCTCCCTTAAGCGCCTCCAAACCGACTACATCGACCTGTATCAGTCGCACAAAGACGACCCTACCGTGCCGGTGGAAGAAACATTGGAAGCTTACACACAGCTCGTGCAAGAAGGCAAGGTGCGCGCCATCGGGGCCTCCAACTTCAGCGCCGACCGCCTACGCGAATCAGTGGCAGCCAGCTCTGCGCACAACTTTCCGCGCTACGAGTCATTGCAGCCGCTCTACAACCTCTACGATCGGGCCGAGTTCGAGCGGGACTTGTTGCCGTTGGTGCAGGAGCACAACATTGGGGTGATTCCCTACTATGGCTTGGCAGCCGGCTTCCTCACCGGCAAGTACCGCACCGAAGCTGACCTTCAGAAAAGCGCCCGTGGCGGCGGTGTTGGGCAGAAATACCTCAACGAAAAGGGCCTCACCATCCTGCGCTCTCTTGATGCGGTAGCCGCTCGCCAGCAAGCCACCCCCGCTCAAGTAGCCCTGGCCTGGATTATAGCCCAACCCGGCCTTACGGCCCCTATTGCCAGCGCTACCAGCGCCGAGCAGGTAACAGAGCTACTAAAAGCCACAGAACTGACGCTAACTGCCGCTGATTTGCAGGAGCTAGAGCAAGCCAGCGCCTAGAACTGCTAGCCCTGGTTTCTGCGCGTACTCGCTTTATCGAAAACGCCCGTGCCCAGCCAAGTACGGGCGTTTTCAATGAAATAACTCTACTACACGCTTGGTGGGCTATCGGCATACGGCACGTGGGCTGGCGTGGAATGCATCACCAACGATAGTAGCTCCGCAGTAGGTTTGTAAAATTGAGTAAACACAGTCTTTACAGCCTGATTCAGTGGAAGATCCATACTAGGCAGGGCATCATATAACCGGCCGGCCGTTTGCGAACTACCGTTTGCAGTCCTACTTTCACCTGTTTGCCTGCCAAAGCCGTGTTCTCTTTCTGCCCTCTATGACCATTCGCGAAGCCACTCCCCAAGACCTAGAAGAGCTGTACCGGCTGTGGTGTGAGCTAATGGAAATGCACCAAGCCTACCATCCTATATTCGGCTTTCATCGGGCCGCGAAGGGGGAATTGAAGCGGCTCCTGCGCGACCGGCTCTACGAATCATATACCCGCATCTTCGTGGCCGAAAAACCGGGCGGGCTGGCGGGCTTGCTGGTCGCTACCTATCAAATTGGCAGCCGGGGCATGCATTTCCATCGGCGCGGCTACCTTGCCGAAACCATTGTGGAAGCAGCGCACCGCCGCCAAGGGGTAGGCCGCGCGCTTTTCAACTCTGCCAAAGCCTGGCTTACCGTTCAAGGCGCCGACCACCTCGAATTGCAGGTTGCCCTAGCCAATCCGGCGGCACAGCAGTTTTGGGCGGCCCAGGGCTTTGCCACCACCACGCAACACATGATCCTGCCGCTCATCGACCTGTAGGACGTAGGTCTGCTTTTGTTGCGGGTGCCCGAGACATACCGCAACGCCTGCGTGGGGCCGGACGCTGTTTTTTTCAGGAAGGCGAGCCCAACATTGCTCGGTTAGTTTAACTGAACAGTGGCTTGTTGCGTTAGGAGAAGCTGCGCTGTAGCGCTTTTCACTTCCTAGCCTGACTCTCCATGCTTCTTGCAGCTCCTATCACTCCTTTCGACTGGAACAGAATTTTCTTGTCGGAGGATGCGCCTCCACTCTTCCTCTTGGAAGTAGCCATGCGCTGCGTGCTCACCTACTTGCTAGTGCTTGGTGCCCTCCGCGTAACCGGGCGGCGGGGCGTACGTCAGCTTTCCATCTTCGAACTAAGCATCATTCTGGCCCTTGGCTCCGCGGCAGGCGACGCCATGTTCTACGACGATGTGCCCATGCTGCACGTGTTGGTGGTGTTCGTGATGGTCACCATCCTGTACTCCCTTTTTAACCGCCTCACCGAGAAGTACCCGCATTTCAGTGACTGGCTGGAAGGCGCGCCCGTGCTGCTGGTGGAGAACGGAGAGATTAACCTCGAGAATTTCACCAAACAAAACCTTACTCAGAAAGAGCTGTTCGGGGAGTTGCGCCAACGGCAAGTGGAGCATCTGGGCCAGGTGCGCCGGGTTTATATAGAAGCTACCGGCAACGTCAGCGCCTTTTTCTTTGAAGATAAAGACGTGCGTCCTGGCTTGCCCATCTGGCCGGAAGGCCTGATGCACCCACTGCAGCAAGTAGAGAAAGCCGGTTTGCATGCTTGTGCCCTGTGTGCGCACGTGCAACAATTGCCAACCGGTCCTGCTCATTGCCCGGTGTGCAACAACGACACCTGGATTGCCGCTAGCAGTGACAAACGCGTGCCGTAACGGCTAGCTCACACCCTGTGCACGGCTGCTGGCAGCTGTCAATTGCCGCAGCAGCCACCCTACTACGTCGACATCCACTTGGTCTCGGCACTCGTCCAGCCCATGCCGACAGCCGGGGTACAGCAAGATTTCCTTGGGTTCCTGTGCCCGCTCATATATGCTGCGGGAGCAGGCATCCGACAGAATCTCGTCGTTGGTACCGTGTAACACCAATAGTGGCCGTGGGCTAACGCGTGGGGCCAAGTCGGTGCCGTAGGTTTGGCTGCTCATAGCCACCACAGCTACCACCTCGTCGCTGAGTGCGCCGGCACTTATCACCACGGCCCCGCCAAACGAATGGCCTACCAGCGCCACAGCTCCGTAGCCGAGTTGCTGCACCAGATACTGCACCCCCAGCAAGGTGTCCACGACGCAGTCTTCGAGGTAGTTGGGCTTGCGGTAGTGCAGGCGCAACGAGGCAATGCCTTGTGCAGCTAACTGCCCTGCCAACCGCAGGTACATGCCCCACGCCGGCCCGTCGAGGCCGCCGCCTGATCCTCCAACCCACACCACGGCGGCGGCTCCTGCACCGGCCGGGTGCAAACGGGCGGTAATCAGGCCCGCGTTAGTTTGCATGGCTAGTGCCTGTACGCCCTGTTCATTGGTGCCTTCAACCGTTACCACTTCCAACACAAATTCTTTGTCCTGCCCCCGTGCCATACCTGTCTAGCTAATTTTAATCGTTTACATAGGTGTACTGATCCGGCCCGAAATTGATGCTGCGGAGGTTGAGGCAATTGCACCTCACACCAGAGCTAAGGCTGCCGTGGTTTCCCGGTTTCTTAGCCTGCCTTCCCGCCTAGACTAACAGTATTGTATACCTTCACCGGCACCTATTGCTACTAGTGCAGCTTTTTTACTGTCTGCTTTTCCTTCTCACTGTTACCTGTAACAACGTATGGTTGGCCTGCTCCACGTTCATCACATTGCCATCATCTGCCGGGATTACGCCGTATCCAAGCGGTTCTATACCGAAGTGCTTGGGCTGGAAATTATCCGGGAGGTGCACCGTGCCGAGCGGCAGTCGTGGAAGCTGGATCTGGCGCTCGGTGGGCAGTACGTCATCGAGTTGTTTTCCTTCCCCGAACCCCCACTCCGCCCAAGCCACCCTGAAGCCGCCGGTTTGCGTCACTTAGCCTTCGCCGTCTCTGACCTAGATGCCACCGTGCGCGGACTGGATACCCACGGTGTAGCCTCAGAGCCTATCCGGGTCGACGAGTTTACCGGCCGGCGTTTCACCTTCATCCAAGACCCTGACGGGCTGCCGCTGGAATTTTATGAGGTGTAATCAGGCTTAGATTCGATACGCTACCCCTGCCCGAACGATGTGCGAGTACAACTCCCTTGTGCCGTACGTATCGTTGTTGTAATAATTGGTCAACCCCCTAGAGTATCCTACTACCAGACCAATATGCTTGTAATAGGCGGCCAAATTGAGCCGTGCCCGCAAATCCAATCTGGGTTTGTCACGGTCATACTCACTAGCGTACAGAAGATTACCCGCAGTTGTGATGTTCTCTACAACATGAATGCGATACAATAAGCTCAGCTCTGGGCCAGCCGTTAGGTCTAAATCCACAACTTTCACGACAAACCGACGGCCGAAGAAAGGATGCGCATCAACACTACGATTGGTTAGCGTGATGTGGCCCGAGGAAGGTGCCCGGAATATATAGCCTTGTATTTCAGTAATATTCCGCC is from Hymenobacter tibetensis and encodes:
- a CDS encoding alpha/beta hydrolase — its product is MARGQDKEFVLEVVTVEGTNEQGVQALAMQTNAGLITARLHPAGAGAAAVVWVGGSGGGLDGPAWGMYLRLAGQLAAQGIASLRLHYRKPNYLEDCVVDTLLGVQYLVQQLGYGAVALVGHSFGGAVVISAGALSDEVVAVVAMSSQTYGTDLAPRVSPRPLLVLHGTNDEILSDACSRSIYERAQEPKEILLYPGCRHGLDECRDQVDVDVVGWLLRQLTAASSRAQGVS
- a CDS encoding GNAT family N-acetyltransferase produces the protein MTIREATPQDLEELYRLWCELMEMHQAYHPIFGFHRAAKGELKRLLRDRLYESYTRIFVAEKPGGLAGLLVATYQIGSRGMHFHRRGYLAETIVEAAHRRQGVGRALFNSAKAWLTVQGADHLELQVALANPAAQQFWAAQGFATTTQHMILPLIDL
- a CDS encoding DinB family protein, yielding MSAVFLAQYALVQSARAALLDYCATLAPADFTAPVPAFNNSSPRDLLVHVANVYQQWLGVVAQGFPPSYSDPVLVPDVEAVRRLFQEIDALVAAYCIQREDSWQTTASFAVPGRPEPLALTPLMLFTHVLTHEFHHKGQVLSMSRQLGYTPLDTDVIRS
- a CDS encoding DUF421 domain-containing protein gives rise to the protein MLLAAPITPFDWNRIFLSEDAPPLFLLEVAMRCVLTYLLVLGALRVTGRRGVRQLSIFELSIILALGSAAGDAMFYDDVPMLHVLVVFVMVTILYSLFNRLTEKYPHFSDWLEGAPVLLVENGEINLENFTKQNLTQKELFGELRQRQVEHLGQVRRVYIEATGNVSAFFFEDKDVRPGLPIWPEGLMHPLQQVEKAGLHACALCAHVQQLPTGPAHCPVCNNDTWIAASSDKRVP
- a CDS encoding alpha-amylase family glycosyl hydrolase encodes the protein MPDSSLHPDSHLFQVQHPAWATHASIYEVNVRQYTPEGTFKAFEAHLPRLADMGVGIVWLMPIHPIGAVHRKGTLGSQYAVQDYYGVNPEFGTLDDLRHLVQAAHALGMYVLLDWVANHTAWDNPLATEHPEWYTHDAAGNFVPPIPDWHDVIDLDYSQPALRRYMTDALLYWVREADIDGYRCDVAGLVPTDFWDDARQELDHVKPVFMLAEWDELYPSGGLSWEEFDGNTRLLERAFDMTFGLRLHYLLDHVAEGKHPLSDVDVYLAAERAKYPPSVYLMHFTSNHDVNSWDGTEYERLGDNALPFAVLSALLPGMPLVYSGQEAALHKRLDFFDRDPIDWQNYPLQDFYTTLLQLNKRHPALHNGMLESRFERVATPDEAYAFIRRHEEAAVLVAINIAPAPLQLSLPTQAAGLYFDVFSGEQLHLQANSELPVAAHGWRVLERV
- a CDS encoding aldo/keto reductase, giving the protein MQHRELGRSGLHIAPLVLGGNVFGWTADQATSFHILDAFVAGGGNAIDTADGYSVWVPGHQGGESETIIGNWLKQRNRRDDVVIATKVGWEVNPENKGLAKKYILRAVEGSLKRLQTDYIDLYQSHKDDPTVPVEETLEAYTQLVQEGKVRAIGASNFSADRLRESVAASSAHNFPRYESLQPLYNLYDRAEFERDLLPLVQEHNIGVIPYYGLAAGFLTGKYRTEADLQKSARGGGVGQKYLNEKGLTILRSLDAVAARQQATPAQVALAWIIAQPGLTAPIASATSAEQVTELLKATELTLTAADLQELEQASA
- the gloA2 gene encoding SMU1112c/YaeR family gloxylase I-like metalloprotein; the encoded protein is MVGLLHVHHIAIICRDYAVSKRFYTEVLGLEIIREVHRAERQSWKLDLALGGQYVIELFSFPEPPLRPSHPEAAGLRHLAFAVSDLDATVRGLDTHGVASEPIRVDEFTGRRFTFIQDPDGLPLEFYEV